One genomic region from Pyrobaculum islandicum DSM 4184 encodes:
- a CDS encoding DUF192 domain-containing protein, translating to MALWLIIKLSLVLISPFSTTTTFELNNVVYTVYVADNFVKWVIGYMNVTSYDPRGVGAVGMLFIFPRNSTYCFWMKNTYIPLRIVWVSGSRITGQALGRPLDKTPVCGYGDKVLELKPEITLGEQQQK from the coding sequence ATGGCTCTATGGCTAATTATTAAACTTTCTCTCGTTTTAATATCCCCCTTTTCTACAACAACAACGTTTGAACTAAATAACGTTGTATATACAGTATATGTCGCAGATAACTTTGTAAAGTGGGTTATTGGCTATATGAATGTGACCTCTTACGACCCACGCGGCGTTGGGGCCGTCGGTATGTTATTTATATTTCCCAGAAATTCTACATACTGCTTCTGGATGAAAAACACTTATATCCCCCTTAGGATTGTCTGGGTCAGCGGAAGTAGAATTACGGGACAGGCCTTGGGAAGGCCTCTAGACAAAACTCCGGTATGTGGCTACGGCGACAAAGTGCTAGAGCTTAAACCTGAGATTACACTTGGCGAGCAACAACAAAAATAG
- the cobB gene encoding NAD-dependent protein deacetylase, whose translation MEVDFSTEDIDEVAALIAKSDCVVALTGAGVSTASGIPDFRGPQGIWKKIDPEKFDIEYFYRNPDEVWDLFIEFFLPAFDVKPNPAHYALAELEKIGKLCAVITQNVDMLHQAAGSRNVIELHGALRDAVCVKCGARYPLREVLKWRSSGAPRCPKCGGVLKPDVVFFGEPLPQSALREALMLAEMSDVFIAAGTSLAVYPANQLPVVAKKRGAKLVVVNADETYYDFFADYVLRGKVEEILPKLVEKVKDILF comes from the coding sequence ATGGAAGTGGATTTCTCAACTGAAGACATCGACGAAGTTGCCGCACTTATCGCAAAGTCGGACTGTGTAGTGGCGCTCACAGGCGCAGGGGTTTCTACAGCAAGCGGCATTCCAGACTTCCGAGGGCCTCAGGGCATTTGGAAGAAAATAGACCCTGAGAAATTCGACATAGAATACTTCTATAGAAATCCAGATGAGGTTTGGGATCTCTTTATCGAGTTCTTTCTCCCCGCCTTTGATGTAAAGCCTAATCCCGCCCATTATGCTTTAGCCGAGCTGGAAAAAATCGGCAAATTGTGTGCTGTGATTACACAAAACGTAGACATGTTACATCAAGCCGCTGGCAGTAGGAATGTAATTGAGCTCCACGGCGCGCTCAGAGACGCCGTATGTGTTAAATGCGGTGCTAGATATCCACTTAGAGAAGTATTAAAGTGGCGTAGCAGCGGGGCGCCTAGGTGTCCCAAATGTGGAGGAGTTCTTAAGCCTGATGTAGTATTCTTTGGAGAGCCTCTTCCACAGAGTGCACTAAGAGAGGCTCTTATGCTAGCCGAGATGTCTGACGTATTTATCGCAGCGGGGACTTCGCTAGCTGTATATCCTGCAAATCAACTGCCGGTAGTCGCTAAGAAAAGAGGTGCAAAACTCGTGGTTGTAAATGCCGACGAGACTTATTACGATTTTTTCGCAGACTATGTGCTGCGGGGTAAAGTCGAAGAGATCTTGCCCAAGCTCGTGGAGAAGGTTAAAGACATTCTATTTTAA
- a CDS encoding DUF309 domain-containing protein → MRYLIIAENPGYLPSHREFLIKQLRASLPVITIRVASSHVEVDVKTDDLETAVVEVERKIGRVLDVIDITFEEVGGDVEKYVELFNKERFWEAHNVLEGVWRKTREPTLQGLIMLAASFVKLQEGQLDKFERLIKEAIQLLEKDVGCIKIRKLRKKVEKALVEKKPFKIECL, encoded by the coding sequence ATGAGGTATCTAATAATAGCGGAGAACCCAGGCTATCTTCCGTCTCATAGAGAGTTTCTAATTAAGCAGCTGAGGGCGTCTCTCCCAGTTATAACTATAAGAGTTGCGTCATCGCATGTAGAAGTTGATGTTAAAACCGACGATTTAGAAACGGCCGTGGTTGAGGTAGAGAGGAAAATAGGCAGAGTTCTAGACGTCATAGATATAACATTTGAAGAAGTCGGTGGAGACGTTGAGAAATACGTAGAGCTTTTTAATAAAGAGAGATTTTGGGAGGCGCATAACGTACTAGAGGGCGTCTGGAGAAAAACTAGAGAGCCGACGTTACAAGGCTTAATAATGTTGGCCGCATCATTTGTAAAACTCCAGGAGGGTCAGCTGGACAAATTTGAGAGGTTGATAAAAGAAGCGATACAGCTGTTAGAAAAAGACGTAGGTTGTATAAAAATTAGAAAACTCCGCAAGAAAGTAGAAAAGGCTCTTGTAGAAAAGAAGCCGTTTAAAATAGAATGTCTTTAA
- a CDS encoding CBS domain-containing protein, with amino-acid sequence MPLLKRRELPLRVSDVMVRNVITAKKDDKIKDIAIKMYENKVGSVVIVDEEGKPVGIITERDLVYVVARSLAPDTPAWMVMTENPIVIREDALITEAMEKMRVQNIRHLPVVDTSGRLVGMLSFRDVVDFVVMLFSLAK; translated from the coding sequence ATGCCACTGTTAAAACGTAGAGAGCTCCCACTCAGAGTGTCAGATGTAATGGTGAGAAACGTAATTACTGCGAAAAAAGACGACAAAATAAAAGACATAGCTATAAAAATGTATGAAAACAAAGTTGGTAGTGTAGTTATAGTAGATGAAGAGGGAAAACCCGTGGGCATAATTACGGAAAGAGATCTAGTGTATGTAGTAGCCCGGTCTCTAGCGCCGGATACGCCAGCCTGGATGGTAATGACAGAGAATCCAATAGTAATCAGAGAAGACGCTCTAATTACAGAGGCGATGGAAAAAATGCGTGTGCAAAATATTAGACATCTCCCCGTGGTAGATACATCGGGAAGACTTGTTGGAATGTTATCATTTAGAGACGTAGTAGATTTTGTTGTTATGTTATTCTCACTGGCTAAATGA
- a CDS encoding transposase, which produces MEERAARETGPVRRRRLEERTRHLKSKRFRKIGGVVTQIAGEIVKLAMEYKAAVVVDKIEDESYWELREGDGDGEKKHLLDGLGQLRKRLQELAQWYGLPYLELYSTVCLRYGAKLQELKNRKTTCPSYSFNDHKDNIPSIWAKRRY; this is translated from the coding sequence TTGGAAGAACGGGCCGCAAGGGAGACGGGCCCCGTCAGAAGGAGGCGGCTTGAGGAGAGGACGCGCCACCTCAAGTCCAAGCGGTTTAGGAAGATAGGGGGCGTTGTGACGCAGATCGCCGGAGAGATCGTCAAGTTGGCAATGGAGTACAAAGCCGCCGTAGTCGTCGACAAGATAGAAGACGAGAGCTATTGGGAGTTGAGGGAGGGCGACGGAGACGGAGAGAAGAAGCACCTCCTCGACGGGCTAGGCCAATTGCGGAAAAGGTTACAAGAGCTCGCACAGTGGTACGGGTTGCCGTATCTAGAGTTGTATTCAACAGTCTGTTTGAGATACGGCGCGAAGCTACAGGAGTTGAAGAACAGGAAGACGACATGCCCCTCCTACAGCTTCAACGACCACAAAGACAATATACCGTCGATATGGGCCAAGAGGAGATATTAG